In Dermochelys coriacea isolate rDerCor1 chromosome 4, rDerCor1.pri.v4, whole genome shotgun sequence, the sequence GAACGGCAGGACAACCACGGTTTGGCTGGTGAGGGGTGAAAGGCAGTTTCCGTATGGAGAAAACTTGCACTCACGTAACTGATTTTAGTTATACTGATGCAAACCCCTAATGTAGTTTGGCTGCACCAGGGTAAAATGATGCTTAAACCACTGCTGCTAACACATGAAATTAAGCTACCATTGCCTAAGAGTGAACATTTACATGGGAGCTAGAGGcttaatttccagctcaagtagaCTTCTCCATGGTAgttctgatcaagctagtgcGCTAAATATATCCAAGACACGACAGCTAGCTGCCCTCCGTACAATCCTGTCAGAAACCCTAGATACGTACTTGGGTGGATAACCCCTACTGCTGCTCGTAGCATGTGTACATCTTCTGGAGCTGGAAATTGTACCATCCAGCTCCAGTCTAGATGTACTCATGCTACCTCTGATTAGAGGATGAGGGCAGAAACACACATGCTTTACTATGACATCATAATTGGTCACAGTATAATGCTAAATTGCACCCATGTGAGAGGAAGCTGCATCAGCTAGAATATGCCCCAAATCAAAAGCCAGGGCTTTAAATCCCCTGAAATGTAGTGAAGTTTGCATCTGAACTTCATTCTTTGGGTTAATCTCTAACATACATTGTTCATTTACTAAATGGGCTGTTTTGATCACACTTTTGTGATTGTGTACATACTTACAAAATTAAAATCTAAATTTCAGGCTGGCTGAGGGCACCCACCTTGTGGATGGACTTAATACGCTATGTAACTTTTGGTTGGAAACTGGCTTGATCTAGAAAGTGATGAGAACAGCATTTAGACTGGTTTTCTCAATATTTTTCTAGACCATCTGTGTGATTGAAAAATAGTGGAGTTCATCCATGCTAATCTATTAAAACAAAACTTTACCCTTTTGACTTTTTGTTAGAATGCTCAAGGGCTGCCATTTTCCATCTCCTGGGAAAATCTGAAATTATTCTACTTAAACAGTCAAACTCGTTAAAAGGAATCTACAGCTGAAGTGCCCTCGGCAAATTCAATCCCCTTCTCCTAGCTTGGATTATTCTCTTCATATCTAATCTCTGTTTTCAGTGATAGGGCCAAGTGACCCACGCTTGGTTGACTGCTCCATTGTCAAAATTATTGCTTTTGTAAATTCATTACCTCCTGTTTTACATGCTCGTCAGCCTTTAATAAGTCTCCTCTTGTCTGTTCCTTATTTGTGTAGCGCTACAAGCTGCACTGACTCGCTTCCTGTGTGTTTGCTGAAGCTACTGtatgtaaataaaattatttttttaaccttggaGAATTCCCTTCCTgatgtttacttttaaaaagtagCCAAGTCTTGCTATAGTATCCGCTCCCTCCACACTGCAGTAACTACCTCAGTTTTCTCCCTAACTCCacattttttattctatttttcagGGATGTTCAGAGAAAATCTACATCAccccttttctgttttttccactttttGGAATAAGAAATGGATCTTTACATAGTTTAAGACTTCGATAACAATACTTTCCCTTGGATATATATTTTCCCTAACAATAGCTAGATAATAGATTTCAAGCAAACCACTTAAATCAGGAAATTACAAAATTAAGGGTGGATGTATAACtttaactccatcctctttggcatATATATTATAATTCAGTATTATGATGTCACATACCATTTCTCAAATAATACTCTATCAGTCCAGTTTGCAGCTTGGAATATACATGGAGCATGTTGCAGCCTTCCTGATCTTTTTGTGCAGTGGGGCTGTGATCTGAGTTGGGGCATCtgggtactactgtaatacaaatcaaCAACAATGACTAATAAACCGTTTTTTGTAAAAATACAATTGAACATGACGTGCACTATTTGCTAGGCAGCTGCCGAACTCTTTTACACACATGAGTGCTCAGTGAGGGAGAAGCCCTGCCTTTTTCTTAGGTGCCTTCACATagagggggcagggacagcactcCTGATGAACTTTCCTAACATAGGATGTATGTGCAATGCTGATAGAACTGGCAGAATGCTACCTGagcatgtttgtttaaaaaaatcagcgaGCAGGCACAACGTATGATTTTTAAACCTTTATAAGTTAAAGTTTTTAAACCTTTATCACTTTTCACTGAACTACCAACAGATGGACAACTCTGTCTCTGTCCAATGTTCAGCTTCTAAATCTACAATTCAAAAGAtgttgcaaatatatttttaaatcatgttcCTAGTTCCCTTAAAAAGTTGATTGCatttttttagaaaagaaaaaagttgtaaACAACTGAGAACAACATTTTAGAGCGGAAACACACTATACCTAAAATGTTCCTTATTACCTTTACAATTTAAGATCTTGCTAAACAacaaatgggaagaaaaagacaaaaaaggagaaacaTGACATGCACGCTAGCCTGAAACAAGGGAATGTTGTGTAACCAAATAAGAAAATATCTGTTTGGTGGTGGTTGGATTtttgttggtttatttatttatttttttaatgggacTGTAGTATTTGTGAAAGATGCCTGATTGCCAACACTTAGAGACTGATGTAATCTACTGTGAACATCCTTCATTTCTGGGCTGCATGGACTACATTAAAGACTGAATGGTTATTTCAGCCTCCATGATTGTTGTTTCTGCTTACCTAGCGGCACAGttgcaaagaaaatatttgtccTTTAGGAACCAAATGGAGATTAAAAATCACAATCTTGCTACAAAGAGATTGAAGCACTCACAGGTCTTAGATGTTTGAATAAATGATATCTATTCACCTGTTACAAAAATGAGAAACTTTACAATGTGTGTGTTCCACAGTAGTTGACACTGAAAAGTAAATGCTTCCCTTATTGCAATACTGTTGTAAAGTAATTACCTAAGgctttattcttatttatataaatgtgATTTAAGATCACTTTAAGgcccttatttttttaatcattcataTATATTCCTACTACATAGCTTTATCTGCTATTTTACCACCACCTTCCTCATTTTTGctataaaacaataaacaaaaggaagtgtcaAAGGGGTGACTATTCAGCTGACCTGTCCTTTGACTGATTGTGATGCTAGTACCCACATAAGAAGAATAAAAAATCACTGCATGCATAGAAGTGCCCTAACATAAGTCATATTTCTAAATATTTCCTTCCAGCAggtatataaatatacacaacAAGCCTGTTTGTAGTTTGCTAATTACTACTTCTTTTGCTGGGTGTAGTGCTGGTAGAGTTTTTATGACCTGTTGCTTAGCAACTTTTATCAACAGCAGCAAAGCActttccctttcctttacctTGTTAAAGTTAGGCTTGATCACCTCATCAGCTGAGGAAAATTATTTCTAATGTAAGGTAAAGTTGCTGCTCAGAATCTATGAGCTGTCTCCAGGATGAGCTATCTCTTCTTAACTCCTGAATTGCCTTTGCCCTTTAGTCCTCTCTCTCCTCAAGCTTTTAAAGAAATCCAACACCATGCTGGGGAAGCCTGGAGACGGGAGGCTCAAAGGGAGGCCAACTGTGCAACAACCTATTCTGCTGATTATGGAAAAAAGGAGCTGGCTGAACCCACAAGGTGGAGCACCAAACCCTCCTCTCCTACCAGGATAAACAAACCTCATCCACCAGAGTAAGGTTTATTCCTATTTAGTGGAGCCTACAATACGTAGTTATGTGAGTGGAAAAATAAATTCCTCTTAGCGGTAGAGGCTAGGAGAGGTTTATCACACTAGGTCTTTCTTATTCTTCATCTCTTCTAAGAGGAATTTGAACATACTGAACTGGAATGAAACCTGACTGCTATAGAAAATGAGTAGGATCAGTTtagaaatcaaaaagaaaaggagtacttgcggcaccttagagactaacatttatttgagcataagctttcataagcattgcatccgatgaagtgagctgtagctcacgaaagcttatgctcaaataaatttgttagtctctaaggtgccacaagtactccttttctttttgcgaatacagactaacacggctgctactctgaaaccgttagAAATGAAGAACAACATATAAAAAGATCACCTAATCAAATTTGCAAGTTCTGTTTAAAACCCAGGATTAAGTTAGCCACATTTCGTTTTCAATCCTGGAATGGGAACAGCTAGTAAATAACTGCAACGAGGGTTTCTAATGAGATCATAAACTACAAGGGCTTGTATTCTTTATGATGTCATCAGAATCAACCTAGAATTGTTTTATCATTGCCTTGCTACTCAGATTTTAATTCTAGATCTAGCTCTGTTTTATAAGTTAAAGAACTAgagatacatatatatacactacAGCTTATCTATCCATTTAACAATGGAGACAACTTTCACAATTCAGGCATTACATTCAAGtagcttctctctcttcctctctgcttTTTGGCTCCTGTCCTCTACCAGATTCTCTGAACCTGTTAGTAGAACAGCAATTAGCGGTAATGCTGTATTGAAGAACAGTTGATGATATCATGCACACATCTTAGCGTATTAAAGTTTACACAGTGCTAGAAGATGGAAACATTTGCAGTGTACATGCttataaaaatccatttttgatGAAATCCTTATTCAAGTGTAATAAGAAACAGGAACCATCCATCAAGAAATCTCAGAAAGTACTTGAAGGTCAAAAAAAATTGCCTCCTTTGGTTCAGCATCCCTACTTGGTGGAAGCAAATTTAGTTTGCCACAGTAGAACGCTTTTGCAAGCTGTTGAGAGAATGTGTTGTCATTGTTTATCCTGATTAATATTGGGTCTGATGGAAAACATCTGCTAGTATTTGTGGTCTGATAGAGCCAAAACATGTATATGACTCATGTCGTTAATCAGAAATACATTATTGAAAGACATTCAGTAACTTAGCAATTGCCTAAAGTGTGAGTTTGCGATATGGGAGTTGAGACCCCAGGTGTCGCACGATTGCAACCATCTTGGCCTTCCCATATTGCTAAGTCTGAGGGGGGATCCCAGCTACATGAGAGCAAGGCCTTGGTATGAAAAAGGGGTCCCAGTATGGAACCACTGGCCTAACTATAAGATCTAAAATACATAgtgttgttcctttaaaaaacaagcaaaaaaccccTTATAATACAGGCTAAAGAGTAAAAATATATTCCCTTACCAAAaaactaagggtgaaatcctggccaaattgaaatcaatgggagttttatcactgacttcagtggggctaggatttcaccctaaaacaTGCTACGTTGTTGTAGGTGAGACTTTAAATGCCTAAATGTTATGAATTCTTGGGTACAGTTGCAACACCAACCTAATTTTTGCTGCTCTCGAGTCTCACCTGCCATACATGGCATATGCAGGCCCCCTTCCTACTCATTGTAAAAACAACTATAATTCTGCTCCTCATATCGTGGACTGTTCTCCACCCTGCATCCTCCTGTCACTCAATATATGGGCCCAAAACACTCTACATATATGAGCAGTTGTTTCTTCAACTCTGGGCTCCATCCCCTACATTCCCAATATAACTTTGTTCTGAGGGTTTTCTCTAGTTCCCATCCTGGAAGTATCTAGGTGCTTCTCAGGTATATTAAATCTGTGTTAGATCAGGAGAGCAGGCAGGGATATGTCTGTACATAGGTGAAGAATGCATCAGAATGGTGTACTAATGGGGAAGAGTTCGGATTGCATACGGGAGGCGGGCTGCAGTACAGGGTTTGGAAATGAAGTAGGTTCTGGAACATTAATTGACAGTTTTCTGACTTTATGATGTATGTATTCCTTCCTTGCATAATGTTGTAGCAAATGTGGGGCCTGTCTTCTGCTGTACTAGTTCccaaggggaggaggaagatgtaGTGAACAACTTTCCCTCACCCAAGCAGCAGAGCAGGATCTTTGAGAGAGCGAGGGGGGAGGCTTGCTGGCCTGTGCATCATGTCTCTAAGGGACAGAAATTTACCATTTGGTTAATGGGGTGTCTTTCCAACGTACCAGGCAGCCAGTGCTGTCAGCACCACGCACTGAAAGCTCACATTACCCCCATTCGCACACTGACATTGTCCCTTCTGGCAGTGGAGAATCTTGCCCTAGCTGGCAGAGTTTTGTAGTTGATCACTATTCAATCTCACGATGCCAGACACAGCAGGATTTAGGGTAAAATATTCCAAAGCACCTCAgtgatttaggcatctaagtcccattttcaaaaatgttttaggcattcagggccagatttttaaagggatttaggtgttgGTCAGCTGAGTGCACCAACACACAATCCCTGGGTTGCTCAGTGGAATTTTCAGCCCCAAGTTAGGTGGCTCCATGCTACCTATAGAATCCTTGCGGATAGTTAAGCACTTAAAAAGGAGGTTTTCACAAGTCAGCCATCTAAGCTAGCTGGAGTGAAATGCTGAGAAGAGTGGTGGGGACAAGGGGGCAGGTCTAAGGTGCCTAAGAAGCTGACCTGCTGTGTCTGGCTGATGAGCCACAGATAAGATTCCTTCTTCCACTTGGGATCCTTAGCTGCAAACGGGCTCAGAGAGAGTTAAGAATTGTCTCCCGCAATCCTGCTCCTAGAGACATGCATACGAATCCTGTAAAACAACTATAGAACTAGAATGGCATCTCCCAtgtaacattttgaaaagctATGCCTTATTGACCAGCTAGAGCATAATGAATGTTCTAAGTGCCAGGGGAAAAGAACAGACCTTTTTTGGTGCTTAGTTCCCTAAGGTTTCTTCTGCCAAAGCAGCTTGTACTTGGCACTGTCAGAGACCGGATACCCAACCAGATGGACCACTGGGCTCTTGTTCTTGTGTTGATGGGCATGGCGTAAGAACCTAAATAAAACAGATATTAAAAAATGCCTGCACAACTTATTGTAAATAAAGAAACCTGTCCAATGTCAAGGTAAAGATGCTGCAAATTTATCATATTGCACAAGCTTATAGAAATAAAGCAGCCTTTTGTTTGATCTAAAAGACTTAAACATTCTCTCCCCCTGTTTTTTCTCTAGAGTATTTATGGTAAACCAGCTTCATTATATACCTGGATATTACAACAGTGATAAACAAACTGCTGCAGATGACAAAGGTAAATCTAACATGCTTGGTTATTCTGACGATGGTTCCTTAGCCAATCTGGCAACCTCTGTGATTTCTAGATTCTTGTTACTGATGGAGCAATGACAATGATTTAGAGGTATGGAGAGATGTAGGTTGGGGGGAGAGTGAAAACAGTTGGAAAGTTTCATGTAGATGGGAGGCAATGAAGAGACATAATAGAGCAACTGGGAGCTGGCCAGAGCAGCTGTAGGATGACTGGACCTGGGCTGCAGTGTTTATAGGCAGTGCCTAGATGGTGCTGTGGAGCAGTGTTCCTCAGCCCTGCAGCCACCAGCTAGCCAGAATCTGAGGCCGGGGCAGCTCAGCATTCAGTATGCCTCTGCGCCTTCTGGGGGTGCTCCCTTCAGCTAGTCTGGTCAAATGGGCCAGGCAACCAGGCAGTTACCAAGTAGGCCA encodes:
- the C4H4orf51 gene encoding uncharacterized protein C4orf51 homolog, which encodes MSYLFLTPELPLPFSPLSPQAFKEIQHHAGEAWRREAQREANCATTYSADYGKKELAEPTRWSTKPSSPTRINKPHPPEVFMVNQLHYIPGYYNSDKQTAADDKGKCYEYPGYRENSKYLGQRVVYQNMYCGASKSHQAAQNWIKHASENGGRRIKKMKNFAAESQKMQTTPHKKQLKWRM